A single region of the Eleginops maclovinus isolate JMC-PN-2008 ecotype Puerto Natales chromosome 4, JC_Emac_rtc_rv5, whole genome shotgun sequence genome encodes:
- the arpp19a gene encoding cAMP-regulated phosphoprotein 19a has protein sequence MSGDNEEAQTVEETSVEEKDVQDKVISPEKSEEAKLKSRYPNLGNKPGGSDLLRKRLQKGQKYFDSGDYNMAKAKIKNKQLPTAAPEKTEITGDHIPTPQDLPQRKPSLVASKLAG, from the exons ATGTCGGGGGATAACGAAGAAGCACAGACGGTCGAGGAGACATCGGTGGAAGAGAAG GATGTCCAGGACAAGGTGATCAGTCCTGAGAAGTCAGAGGAGGCTAAGCTGAAGTCCAGATACCCAAATTTGGGAAATAAACCCGGTGGATCTGACTTGCTTCGTAAGCGCCTCCAGAAGGGG CAAAAGTACTTTGACTCTGGCGACTACAACATGGCTAAAGCCAAGATCAAGAACAAGCAGTTGCCGACAGCTGCTCCAGAGAAGACGGAGATCACAGGGGACCACATCCCCACCCCCCAGGACCTGCCCCAGAGGAAACCCTCTCTTGTGGCCAGTAAACTGGCAGGCTGA